The sequence gggcaagttgtagcacctgccctccccctccacccctcagtCTGGGtcacatgggagcaggtggtgcatcttacaagtcctggttatgcgaccgctgaTGCCAGGTAGAAAGACTCtgatgagtattgataatggctgggggagggggggggtcatCTGTCTTATCAACACACCGTCCAGGAAAAGGCAATGGCCAACCACTGcagtagaaaaaattgccaaaaacaatcatggtcatacgACACAGTACATAAAGATGATGTTGACTCTGAGATTTtaaccaccttatctatgcctatCATGACTTTTGATACTTTTATAAGGTTACCCCTTAGTCTCCTCCACTCGATTAAAACACAGTCCCAATCTATttagcctctccttataacttaagCTGTCTGGTCTGCAGCATTCTCACGAAACTTTTCTGTTTCTGTTCCAGCttaattcaatgttcaaagtaaatttattttaaaaatacatatatatcaccgtatacaatcctgagatgtgTTTTCCTGTgggtgtactcaataaatctagagaataataaccataacagaatcaatgaaagactacccaACTTGGGtcttcaatcagagtgcagaagacaacaaactgtataaatgcaaaaaaaaaacaaataagcaataaatattgggaacataatgtgaagagtccttgaaagttactcccctggttgtgggaacatttcagtgatggggcgagtgaagttgaatgtagttcagaatcagaataaggtttattatcactggcatgtgtcgtgaaatttgttaacttagcagcagcagttcaatgcaatacataatatagaagttatccccttttgttcaggagcctgatggctgcaggttaataactgttcctgaacctggtggtgtgagtcctgtagctcccatctatttcttcccgatggcagcagcgagaagagagcatatcctgggtggtgggggtctctgatgatagatgctgctttccacgACAGCGTttcaggtagatgtgctcaatggtttgggggctttacccgtgatgtgctGTGTCGAATCCACTACCCTTTATAGGATTTTGTAGAAAGTTGGATGTTAGGTCGATGTTGACACCTAAGTCAGCTGTCCTCTTAACGAAAATACTTCCTATAAACCAGGCTGAATAGTTGCACAATAGAATATGTTTGGAATGCAACTTCAAAGGGTAATTGTAATGGCTTCGTGCAAATGGGGTTTGTTGGGTTAACTTGTACGGAGGTTAACCTGAATGCGACTGATAGAAACGTTGTGCATTAATGCAACGTTTCCCCTTCATGAAAATCATACGAAAAGAGACAATCAGTTCAACGACCCCCTGCGCAAGTTTTCCCCTTTAAGAGCGGCAGCATTGTACGGTGTTTACCGTGCGCTCTCAACCGCACTTGAAACGGTGGGGCCCCATCCCTTCCATCCGATTGGCTGGTCGCGGAGAGCCCTGTTTTCAATTCGATGGGTGTGTTGTCAACGAGATGCCTGGGCGGGACGTAATCGACGAGCAGGTTCGGTGGCAGGCGGCTCGGAGTCACGTGACTCGGAGGTGGGCAGCCTCAAGATGGCGCCGGGACTGCGGAGCCTGTTGGTGCTAGGCGCCCTGTGGAGCTCGGCGGCGGACTCCAGGGAGCCCGAGGTGCGCGGGGTCAGGCTGGAGAGCGGCGTCGGACACGTGTACATGGAAGCCGGAGTTATCAAAGCGAGACCAGGGGCCCGCTTCGACCTGAGGGTCTTCGGATCGAACCTGAGGCGGGCCGTGTGGCCTTGGCTGGGCTTCAGCCGCGGCCTCACCTGCGACAACAGCAGCCTGGAGAAGAGCTGGCTGGGGCTGCCGGATGAAGAGAGGCCGGCCAACGGCTCGGTGCTGGTCAGCGTACAGACCGGCCAGGCCAGCGCCACCGGTGTGTACTACCTGTGCGCCCAGGGCTCAGGAGGTCTGTGGATGGCCCCTGGGGACTGGAAGACGCCGCTGGAGATCCAGCCACAGGCCGGCGCGGGGATTCTGGCTGTGTGGGGTCAGATCCTGCTTCTGGTCCTCCTGCTCTTCTGCTCGGCTCTCTTTAACCTGCTTCATCTCAGCGTCCTGTGGCTGGACCCTCTGGAGTTGCAGATCATCCGCCACTGCGGATCCGAGAGGGAGAAGAGAAGCGCTAAGTCCCTGGAGCCCATCAGGAAAAGAGGCAATTTGGTTCTCTCATCCCTGGTCCTAGGCAGTGTCTTAGCCAACTCGGCCCTGGGTGTCTTATTTTACCGGGCCTTCGATGCCATCCTGCCTGCTATATTTGTTTGTGCAGCTCTGATGTTCCTGCTTTGTGAGATCCTTCCCTATACCATCTGCTCGCGATATGGCTTTGCCATCGCCTCTAGGACCACCTGGCTGACTTGCCTTTTCATAATCATCACCTTGCCCATTTCCTTGCCTGTCGCCCTGGTGCTCGACTTGGCCCTGTGCCAGGATATCAGCACCTGCTACATCCGAGAAAAGATTCTGGACATGCTGAGGTCCAGTGACCCGTACAGGGAGTTTGTCAAGGAGGAGTTCAGTCGAGGGGCTTTGAGGACTAAGGTGGTGGAGGACATCATGACCAACCTGAAAGATTGTTTCATGTTGAGTGCAGAGGCGGTGCTGGATTTCAATACCATGTCGGAGATCATGCAGTGTGGACACACTCGAATCCCGGTGTACGAAGAGGAGAGGTCCAACATTGTAGACATGGTATACGTGAAGGATCTGGCAATGGTGGATCCTGAGGACTGCACGCCTTTGAACACAATCACCAAATTCTACAATCACCCTCTGCATTTTGTGTTTAATGACACCAAGTTGGATGCTGTCCTGGAAGAGTTTAAGAAAGGTGAATATTTATAATGGTAGAGACAAATTCTTCTGCTAAGGAGGAGTTTCCCACAATGACATGAATTACAATATCTTGGTTCATTATTAAAATCCAGTATTTGTACAGAGCCGATAACTTATTAAGTGCTTAAGAGTTTCAAAATGATCTGAAATCTGTTCCACATTCAGTGTTTGGTAACTTGCattcgagcagaattaggccatttggcccatcatgtctgctacaccatttgatttattatccctcaaccccattctcctgcatctttcccgtaacctttgacctcTGCTTGAAATCTACCCAATGGCTTAGTTTCCACACctgtctggcaatgaattccgcagattcaccaccctctggctaaaggttccatctctgttcttaagggaTGTGcttgtattcagaggctgtgtcctttggtcctaggctcccccatgataggaaacatctaGTCCACACACGTCCACTGTATTTGGGTCTCCGGATTTTTTGATAGGCTTCAATCAGATACCCACCTGTTCTTCTAAGCTCCGGCAAGTACAGGTGCACGGCCGTCAAAgatccttgtatgttaaccctttcgttcccaagGTCCTTCTCGTGAATCTCccctggaccctcttcaatgccagctcatcctttgggataagggacccaaaactgatcTCAGTACTCACGCGATCTGAGCTaggccttataaaacctcagcattacattgttAAGGTCCCCAAAGTAATGTTATATGCATTTTAAATTGTGTGTATGGGCAAAGTGGTTGGTATCTAATGTTTCTGTTTGAATTGTGGAGTTGTTTTGACTTCCCCTTTCAAAAGACCTGAATCTATTTTAATCAGCATCACAATAGCCAGGGGCTGACTTGTGGTCTGCTCCAGTGTGAGAATGTTACTTCATGGAATGTTCACAGCATTTTCTAGGATGGTCAGATCTCCAGTTGCTATCAAGAACTTGAATGTGGTTGACAATGAATTTGCTTCTTGTCTTTTAAGAATTGCTTGCAACACAATGTGATGAATTCCTTTAGAAATGAACACTCACTCCCTTTCCTGACTCAGTTCAATCAGAAATAAGAGATGCTATGAACAGCAGTGTGCAAATGAAACTGAAACCAGGCATTTCAGTAAGGTTAAAAAAATAGTGTCTgggtgggaaaaggaacttaGAAGGTACCCTTGTCATAGTGCTGAATTCTTTGTGGGAAATTGTAAATAAAAGCATCTGTGATGTGAAtcttaaacatgagattctgcagatgctggaaattcaaggcaaCACTCCTAAAATGGTGTTGGAACTCTGCAgatctggcagcatccatggaaatgcatAAACAACTGTTTGTTCATCTTTGAGGTAACTCGTTGGTTTTGTCTCAGTTGGATTATCACTTCTTGCACTTTACTAGAGCTCTCCACAGCCTTGGTCTGAGATTGGCTATTTTTCAGAATAGGTCCAACAGTGAGGGAGCTTAACTTTGCAAAGAGGCGAGAAGAACTGCGATATGCTGAAGAACAAAACGTAAAAGGCCTTAAATGTAAAAACTAATGATCAAAATAAATAAGGAGTGGCTGAGGTTTTAGGTGTCTTAGGCCTCCGTTGGTTAGGGTCatccatggatgttgcgtcctagctgtctagatatgcaagccagggcagtacaatatggagagcaggctgttaCTCAAGTAGCaagcttccccttctccatgcatctgatgaactcaaaggaatgACAAAGGCAGATACAGTCTTAGGAAATATAATTATACAAACAAGGAGATGAAAACTTTTGCACTGAATTGTAATCTGGAAATCAATGCCATAGACAAATTCAAGAGTAATTTTCATCAAGTTAATACTTCTGAAGTATTAGTAAATAAATGTGAAAGATTAGGGGTTGGAGCCAATTGGTTCGAAGAACTGGCACACATTCAAGGGATCAAACATCCTCATGAATGTGATTTCTATGAAATTTGTGACTTTAAAAAGCTTAATATAGAAGCAATTGAATTGATGTATGGACACGGCTGCAAGTGCTGGGTTCTGGTATAAAGAACAAACTTTTGGAAGAGTTTGTAGGTCAGACAACATCACTGGAGGCAGAGGTTttcacctgaaatgttgactatctctttacctccacagatgcagtctgacctgctgagtagctGCAGCAGTTTTATTCAGAAAACAACTAGTAGCTGTTTCGCAGTTTAAGTGAGAAGTGTTGCAATAGCTTCCATCGAAGTTTGCACTCTGGATATATATTGACAAAATACGAGGTCAGAACTTACCACCAACTTATCGGCGACTGGAAGATCTCATTAGGAGAATTTAAGAGAGCGAGAGTAAACTTTTCTCTGTGTTGATCCCAGCTCTAATTGGTTATTTTGCTGTATAGTTTTTTGTCTTTGCCATGTTTTATAACAGTTTTCCACCTCTGTTTCATGTTCTGAGGCAAATCCCACATGGCAATGGTCCAGAAAGTGAACAACGAGGGGGACGGTGATCCTTTCTATGAGGTGATGGGTTTAGTAACGCTTGGAGATGTAATCGAAGAAATCATCAAATCGGAAATCCTCGATGAGTCAGATGATAGTAAGTTTTAAACATTAATGTTTGAGGTATTTGGCTTAATCCACCTACAGTGGGCTGACAAACATCTCTAAAAATCAAAAAGTCTGCAGGTACGGAGAATGTTAAAAAATCAGAAATCGCTGGAAACTTTCTTTGGTCAGGAGGCATCTACAGAGAGagcaacagttaatgtttcaaatcCTGAAGCATCTCAACAGAAatgctaactgtttctcttcccctAGATGCTGTCTAATCTAACCATATTTAGTTAAGCCCATAACCCCTGCTGGGGCACAGGCCAGCAGCAGCTTGCCagggtcctctgtcctgggccagtctttcaggtTATCTCAGATGTAgcccctcttctcctccctctcccagggatgaggtattTGGAGCTTCCTTTGGCACTTCTGTAGCACTGggattttatgggatggggttgttaGCCCCATGCCCAGCCCTCCTCCCTTCACAGCCAATGGGACATTCCATGACAAAGTTTGATCtaaacatttattttttattatagcatccatttataagaccataagacataggagcagatggaccatttggcccattgagtctgctctgccatttcatcatggctgatcatttccctctcagccca comes from Mobula hypostoma chromosome 8, sMobHyp1.1, whole genome shotgun sequence and encodes:
- the LOC134351110 gene encoding metal transporter CNNM3, coding for MAPGLRSLLVLGALWSSAADSREPEVRGVRLESGVGHVYMEAGVIKARPGARFDLRVFGSNLRRAVWPWLGFSRGLTCDNSSLEKSWLGLPDEERPANGSVLVSVQTGQASATGVYYLCAQGSGGLWMAPGDWKTPLEIQPQAGAGILAVWGQILLLVLLLFCSALFNLLHLSVLWLDPLELQIIRHCGSEREKRSAKSLEPIRKRGNLVLSSLVLGSVLANSALGVLFYRAFDAILPAIFVCAALMFLLCEILPYTICSRYGFAIASRTTWLTCLFIIITLPISLPVALVLDLALCQDISTCYIREKILDMLRSSDPYREFVKEEFSRGALRTKVVEDIMTNLKDCFMLSAEAVLDFNTMSEIMQCGHTRIPVYEEERSNIVDMVYVKDLAMVDPEDCTPLNTITKFYNHPLHFVFNDTKLDAVLEEFKKGKSHMAMVQKVNNEGDGDPFYEVMGLVTLGDVIEEIIKSEILDESDDTEIKVKKKPPPVDFLIERKKEDFSFFKVPDIDLKVKISPQLLLATQRFLSREVELFSPSRVSERVLFHLLKHPSVNQEVKFDENDKLAPEHYLYQRNRPVDYFILVLQGRVEVEIGKEGLKFENGAFTYYGVSALTVPSSVHQSPATSVKWSQRDPFSRDLLEAGENANVSMYCPDYTVRALNDLQVLKVTRMQYLNALMASKLQSSSPSPDTFERKVMPTSQAKLLNKQNFSTSTSRSKSQTSEEDSPERNAGV